The following coding sequences lie in one Rutidosis leptorrhynchoides isolate AG116_Rl617_1_P2 chromosome 4, CSIRO_AGI_Rlap_v1, whole genome shotgun sequence genomic window:
- the LOC139842060 gene encoding coatomer subunit alpha-1-like: MLTKFETKSNRVKGLSFHSKRPWILASLHSGVIQLWDYRMGTLIDRFDEHDGPVRGVHFHQSQPLFVSGGDDYKIKVWNYKLHRCLFTLLGHLDYIRTVQFHHENPWIVSASDDQTIRIWNWQSRTCISVLTGHNHYVMCALFHPKEDLVVSASLDQTVRVWDIGALKKKSASPADDILRLSQMNTDFFGGVDAVVKYVLEGHDRGVNWASFHPTLPLIVSGADDRQVKIWRMNDTKAWEVDTLRGHMNNVSCVLFHARQDIIVSNSEDKSIRVWDSTKRTGLQTFRREHDRFWILGCHPEMNLLAAGHDSGMIVFKLERERPAFSVSNDSLFFVKDRFLRFYEYSSQKDTQILPIRRPGSVSLNQGPRTLSYSPTENVVLICSDVDGGSYELYIIPKDSLTRGDTVQEAKRGVGGSAVFVARNRFAVLEKSTNQVLVKNLKNEIVKKSALPGPTDAIFYAGTGNLLCRSEDRVFIFDLQQRLVLGDLQTSFVRYVVWSNDMESVALLSKHSIVIADKKLVHRCTLHETIRVKSGSWDDKGVFIYTTLTHIKYCLPNGDSGIIKTLDVPVYITKIFGNTIFCLDRDGKNRPIVIDSTEYVFKLSLLKKRYDDVMTMIRNSELCGQAMIAYLQQKGFPEVALHFVKDERTRFNLALESGNIQIAVASAKEIDEKDHWYRLGVEALRQGNSGIVEYAYQRTKNFERLSFLYLITGNLDKLSKMMKIAEVKNDVMGQFHNALYLGDVQERIKILISAGHLPLAYATAKTHGLTHIVEDLADKLQSNVPTLPSGKSGSLLMPPTPVLCGGDWPLLRVMKGIFDGSLDNAGKGGNEDYDDADDANWVEDLDIDVDNNQNGDISIVLDDEEANEEEDEEGGWDLEDLELPPDNETPKANTTRSSVFVAPTPGMPVSQIWVQKSSLAAEHAAAGNFDTAMRLLSRQLGIKNFTPLKSFFIDLHMGSHTYLRAFSSAPLISLAIERNWCESASPNVRAPPALVFNFTQLEEKLKAGYKATTTGKFTEALRVFLTILHTIPLIVVESRREVDEVKELIIIVKEYVLGLQMELKRRELKDDPVRQQELAAYFTHCNLQLPHLRLALMNAMTICYKARNLITASNFARRLLETNPTAENQTKTARSVIQAAERNMNDATQLNYDFRNPFVVCGATYVPIYRGQKDVVCPYCNSHFVVSQEGQLCTVCDLAVVGSDASGLLCSSAQIR; encoded by the exons ATGTTGACAAAATTTGAAACGAAAAGTAATAGAGTGAAAGGATTGAGTTTTCATAGTAAGAGACCTTGGATCTTAGCTAGTCTTCACAGTGGTGTGATCCAGCTATGGGATTATCGTATGGGAACTCTCATTGATCGGTTCGATGAACACGATGGTCCTGTTCGTGGCGTTCACTTTCATCAATCTCAGCCCCTTTTTGTTTCTGGAG GAGATGATTACAAAATAAAAGTATGGAACTACAAACTGCACCGGTGTTTGTTTACGCTGCTTGGTCATCTTGATTATATCCGTACTGTTCAATTTCACCATGAAAATCCATGGATTGTTAGTGCAAGTGATGATCAAACTATCAGAATATGGAATTGGCAGTCTCGTACTTGTATATCAGTTCTAACAGGTCATAACCATTACGTTATGTGTGCTTTGTTTCATCCAAAGGAGGACCTTGTGGTTTCAGCATCATTAGATCAGACTGTTAGGGTTTGGGATATTGGTGCTTTAAAGAAAAAGTCAGCTTCCCCTGCTGATGATATTCTTAGGTTAAGTCAGATGAATACAGATTTCTTTGGTGGGGTCGATGCTGTTGTGAAGTATGTTTTGGAGGGACATGATCGAGGTGTCAATTGGGCATCATTTCATCCTACTCTTCCTCTTATTGTTTCTGGAGCTGATGATCGCCAAGTGAAGATTTGGCGAATGAATG ATACAAAAGCTTGGGAAGTAGACACATTACGTGGACACATGAACAACGTTTCATGTGTTCTTTTCCATGCAAGACAAGACATTATAGTATCAAACTCAGAAGATAAAAGCATACGCGTTTGGGACTCTACAAAACGAACCGGCCTTCAAACGTTCCGCAGGGAACACGACAGGTTCTGGATTCTCGGTTGTCATCCCGAGATGAACCTTCTTGCAGCCGGACATGACAGTGGCATGATCGTTTTCAAATTAGAAAGAGAACGTCCTGCTTTTTCTGTTAGCAACGATTCCCTGTTCTTCGTTAAAGACCGTTTTCTAAGGTTTTATGAATACTCATCTCAAAAAGACACTCAAATACTACCAATCCGTCGACCTGGTTCTGTCAGCTTGAACCAGGGCCCGCGTACACTATCATACAGCCCAACTGAAAACGTAGTTCTAATATGTTCAGATGTAGATGGTGGGTCCTACGAACTATACATCATCCCTAAAGATAGTCTTACTAGAGGTGATACAGTTCAAGAAGCAAAACGTGGTGTTGGCGGTTCGGCCGTTTTCGTTGCTCGAAATCGGTTCGCAGTTCTTGAAAAGAGCACCAATCAGGTGTTGGTTAAAAACTTAAAAAATGAGATTGTGAAAAAAAGTGCTCTTCCTGGTCCTACCGATGCTATATTCTATGCTGGTACAGGTAACTTGTTGTGTAGGTCAGAAGATAGAGTATTCATCTTTGACCTACAACAACGATTGGTTCTTGGAGATCTTCAAACTTCTTTTGTTAGATATGTTGTTTGGTCAAATGATATGGAGAGTGTTGCTTTGCTAAGCAAACATTCAATAGTCATAGCTGATAAGAAGCTTGTTCATCGATGCACACTTCACGAGACGATTCGCGTGAAAAGTGGTTCGTGGGATGATAAAGGTGTGTTCATATACACAACCCTGACCCATATCAAATACTGTTTACCAAACGGGGACAGTGGAATCATCAAAACCCTCGATGTTCCCGTTTACATCACGAAAATATTTGGAAACACAATTTTTTGCTTGGACAGAGATGGTAAAAACCGCCCGATAGTTATTGATTCAACTGAATATGTGTTTAAGTTATCTTTACTGAAAAAGAGATACGACGATGTAATGACTATGATTAGAAACTCAGAACTGTGCGGTCAAGCAATGATTGCGTATCTTCAACAAAAAGGTTTTCCTGAAGTTGCTTTACATTTCGTGAAGGACGAACGAACTCGTTTCAATTTAGCACTAGAAAGTGGAAACATTCAAATAGCTGTTGCGTCTGCTAAAGAAATTGATGAAAAAGATCACTGGTATAGGTTAGGGGTTGAGGCTCTTCGGCAGGGTAATTCTGGTATTGTTGAATATGCATATCAGCGGACTAAAAACTTTGAAAGGCTATCTTTCCTTTATCTGATAACTGGTAATTTGGATAAACTGTCCAAAATGATGAAGATCGCCGAGGTGAAAAATGATGTCATGGGTCAGTTCCACAATGCATTGTATTTGGGTGATGTTCAAGAACGAATCAAGATTTTAATCAGTGCAGGTCATCTACCATTAGCATATGCTACAGCTAAAACCCATGGGTTGACCCATATTGTTGAAGACCTTGCTGATAAACTTCAAAGTAATGTTCCTACTTTGCCCAGTGGTAAGTCTGGTTCTCTTTTGATGCCGCCGACACCTGTCCTATGTGGCGGAGACTGGCCGCTACTGAGGGTCATGAAAGGGATCTTCGACGGTAGTCTCGATAACGCCGGAAAAGGTGGAAATGAGGATTATGATGATGCTGATGATGCTAACTGGGTTGAGGATTTGGATATCGATGTAGACAACAATCAGAATGGTGACATCAGCATTGTGTTGGATGATGAAGAAGCAAACGAAGAAGAAGACGAAGAGGGTGGTTGGGATCTTGAAGATCTTGAACTGCCACCCGATAATGAAACCCCGAAAGCTAATACTACTCGTTCTTCTGTTTTTGTGGCCCCCACTCCTGGTATGCCTGTAAGTCAAATTTGGGTGCAGAAATCGTCTCTTGCTGCTGAACATGCAGCCGCTGGAAACTTCGACACCGCCATGCGGTTACTGAGTCGCCAACTCGGTATTAAAAATTTCACACCTTTAAAATCTTTCTTTATCGATCTCCACATGGGAAGTCACACTTATTTACGCGCTTTCTCATCTGCTCCATTAATCTCCTTGGCCATCGAGAGGAATTGGTGTGAGTCAGCAAGTCCTAATGTCCGGGCCCCACCGGCACTCGTCTTCAATTTCACCCAATTAGAAGAAAAACTCAAAGCTGGTTACAAAGCAACAACAACCGGGAAGTTTACTGAAGCGTTGCGTGTTTTTCTTACCATTCTTCATACCATTCCTTTGATTGTTGTTGAGTCAAGAAGAGAAGTTGATGAGGTTAAAGAATTGATTATTATTGTGAAGGAGTATGTTTTGGGCTTACAGATGGAACTTAAAAGAAGAGAATTAAAAGATGACCCGGTTCGTCAACAAGAACTGGCAGCTTATTTCACTCACTGTAACCTTCAATTACCACATTTGAGACTTGCATTGATGAATGCTATGACTATTTGTTACAAGGCACGTAATCTAATCACAGCATCAAACTTCGCCAGGAGGCTTTTGGAGACTAACCCGACTGCCGAAAACCAAACCAAAACTGCCCGTTCAGTTATACAAGCTGCTGAAAGGAACATGAATGATGCCACACAGCTGAATTATGATTTTAGAAATCCGTTTGTTGTTTGTGGGGCCACTTATGTTCCTATATATCGGGGACAGAAGGATGTAGTATGCCCATACTGTAATTCACACTTTGTTGTTTCCCAGGAAGGACAGCTTTGTACTGTTTGTGACCTTGCAGTGGTTGGATCAGATGCTTCTGGCTTACTATGTTCTTCAGCTCAGATCCGATAA